In a genomic window of Thunnus thynnus chromosome 16, fThuThy2.1, whole genome shotgun sequence:
- the LOC137200409 gene encoding peroxidasin isoform X2: MALRAGHLFPPCLLAVALLLLASGPQFVLCCPSRCLCFRTTVRCMHLNLETVPAVSPQTTILDLRFNKIKDLQPGSFRRLKNLNTLLLNNNHIRRIPRGAFEDLENLKYLYLHFNNIESLEPESFTHLPKLERLFLHNNRITQLVPGTFSHLQAMKRLRLDSNSLNCDCELLWLADLLKQYAESGNAQAAATCDYPSRLQGRSVATLTAEELNCEVPRITSEPQDVDVTSGNTVYFTCRAEGNPKPQIIWLRNNNALNMRDDSRLNLLEDGTLMIQDTRETDQGVYQCMARNVAGEVKTSQVTLRYFGAPSRPSFVIQPQNTEVLVGESVTLECSATGQPQPRVSWTKGDRTPLPSDARINITPSGGLYIQNVVQADGGQYTCFASNNVDTIHATAYIIVQAIPQFTVTPQDQSVLEGHTVDFLCEATGYPQPVIAWTRGGSPLPLDRRHVVLSSGTLRITRVAAHDEGQYECQAVSPVGTVRTAVQLSIQQRVTPVFTNAPRDLTVESGQDVQIPCSAHGQPQPVLTWNKDGVQVTESGKFHISPEGYLEVKDVGTADAGRYECFARNPIGYQAASMVLTVTVPAVSREGDTFVSTSIEQAIRNVDSAIESTRRRLFDGQPRTPGELLALFRYPRDPYTVEQARAGEIFEQTLLLIQNHVNQGLTVDTNGTAFRYNDLVSPHFLDVIANLSGCTAHRRFNNCSDICFHQKYRSHDGTCNNLQHPMWGASLTAFERLLKSVYDNGFNLPRGATDRQHNGYRLPLPRLVSTTMIGTETITPDDRYTHMLMQWGQFLDHDLDSTVAALSQSRFSDGQLCSQVCTNDPPCFPIQFPPNDPRQLRSGARCMFFVRSSPVCGSGMTSLLMNSVYPREQINQLTSYIDASNVYGSSRHESEEIRDLASQRGLLRQGIIQRTGKPLLPFATGPPTECMRDENESPIPCFLAGDHRANEQLGLTAMHTVWFREHNRIATELLRLNPHWDGDTIYHEARKIVGAQMQHITYNHWLPKILGEAGMKMMGSYDGYNPNINAGIFNAFATAAFRFGHTLINPILYRLDEDFQPIPQGHISLHRAFFSPFRIVNEGGIDPLLRGLFGVAGKMRVSTQLLNTELTERLFSMAHAVALDLAAMNIQRGRDHGIPPYNDYRTFCNLTSANTFEDLRNEIRNPNVREKLQRLYGTPLNIDLFPALMAEDLVPGSRLGPTLMCLLASQFKRLRDGDRFWYENPGVFTPAQLTQLKQASLTQVLCNNGDNITRIQHDVFSVAELPHGYGSCDDVPQIDLRMWQDCCEDCRTKGQFNALSYHFRGRRSTEHSYKDGRPANSIQENSPVEEARERVNVTVTSKKSTELPVNDFQDFVSDMQKTITSLRKQIKRLEARLSKTDCTDSEGHERTDGERWKKDPCTICECRDTQVTCFVESCPPAECKRPVKLKGACCPVCLEQADVENRQKADTRHE, from the exons ATATCTGCACTTCAACAACATCGAGTCTTTGGAACCAGAATCCTTCACTCACCTACCAAAGTTGGAACGACT gtTTTTGCACAACAACAGAATCACCCAGCTAGTCCCAGGAACCTTCTCTCATCTTCAGGCCATGAAGCGATT GCGACTGGATTCCAATTCATTAAACTGTGACTGTGAGCTGCTGTGGCTGGCTGACCTGCTGAAGCAGTACGCTGAATCGGGCAATGCCCAGGCTGCTGCCACCTGCGACTACCCCAGCCGTCTGCAGGGAAGATCGGTGGCAACACTCACTGCTGAGGAGCTCAACTGTG AGGTACCCAGGATTACCTCTGAGCCTCAGGATGTTGATGTCACATCAGGGAACACTGTCTACTTCACCTGCAGGGCTGAAGGCAATCCTAAACCACAGATCATCTGGCTCAGGAACAA CAACGCTCTAAACATGCGGGATGACAGTCGTCTGAACCTGTTGGAGGACGGGACGCTGATGATTCAGGACACCAGAGAGACAGACCAGGGAGTCTACCAGTGCATGGCCAGGAACGTGGCTGGGGAGGTCAAGACCTCACAGGTCACACTGCGATATTTCGGAGCTCCCT CACGGCCAAGTTTTGTGATCCAGCCCCAGAACACAGAGGTGCTGGTAGGAGAGAGTGTGACCCTGGAGTGCAGTGCCACAGGTCAACCACAGCCCCGGGTCTCCTGGACTAAGGGAGACCGTACACCCCTACCCAGCGATGCGCGCATCAACATCACCCCCTCCGGAGGCCTTTATATCCAGAATGTGGTCCAGGCTGATGGGGGACAGTATACCTGTTTCGCTTCCAATAACGTCGATACCATACACGCTACAGCTTATATCATCGTACAAG CTATCCCCCAGTTTACCGTCACGCCACAGGACCAGTCAGTCCTGGAAGGTCACACAGTGGACTTCCTCTGTGAGGCAACCGGTTACCCACAGCCAGTCATCGCCTGGACCCGAGGGGGCAGCCCACTACCCCTGGACCGCCGTCACGTGGTCCTGTCTTCTGGTACTCTCCGCATCACTCGGGTCGCAGCCCACGACGAGGGCCAGTATGAGTGCCAGGCGGTCAGCCCTGTGGGGACTGTGCGCACCGCTGTGCAGCTCAGCATCCAGCAGAGAG TAACGCCTGTTTTCACAAATGCTCCAAGGGACCTGACGGTGGAGTCTGGCCAGGACGTCCAGATTCCCTGCAGTGCTCACGGCCAGCCACAACCTGTCCTCACCTGGAACAAG GACGGTGTACAGGTGACAGAGAGTGGCAAGTTCCACATCAGCCCTGAGGGTTATCTAGAGGTGAAGGATGTGGGGACTGCTGATGCCGGACGCTACGAGTGTTTCGCCCGCAATCCCATCGGCTATCAAGCTGCTAGCATGGTGCTCACTGTCACAG TTCCTGCAGTGAGCAGAGAGGGGGACACCTTTGTTAGCACGTCCATAGAGCAGGCCATCCGTAATGTGGACAGTGCTATTGAGTCTACAAGGAGACGTCTGTTTGATGG TCAGCCTCGTACCCCAGGAGAGTTGCTTGCTCTTTTCCGGTACCCACGTGACCCCTACACAGTGGAGCAGGCGCGTGCTGGGGAGATCTTTGAGCAGACTCTTCTGCTCATCCAGAACCACGTCAACCAGGGTCTCACGGTCGACACCAACGGCACCG CATTTCGCTACAATGACCTGGTGTCCCCCCACTTTCTGGATGTGATTGCCAACCTGTCTGGCTGCACAGCTCACCGCCGCTTCAACAATTGCTCTGACATTTGCTTCCACCAGAAGTACCGCAGCCACGACGGCACCTGCAACAACCTGCAGCACCCTATGTGGGGCGCTTCACTCACTGCCTTTGAACGACTCCTGAAATCAGTCTATGATAATGGCTTTAACCTTCCAAGAGGTGCCACGGACAGGCAGCATAATGGATACAGGTTGCCTCTGCCGCGGTTGGTGTCCACCACCATGATTGGAACAGAGACCATCACTCCTGATGACCGCTACACTCACATGCTAATGCAGTGGGGTCAGTTTTTAGACCACGACTTGGACTCAACCGTGGCAGCCCTCAGCCAGTCACGGTTCTCTGACGGCCAGCTGTGTTCACAGGTCTGCACCAATGATCCGCCATGCTTCCCAATCCAGTTCCCTCCTAATGACCCACGGCAGCTGCGAAGCGGTGCTCGCTGTATGTTCTTTGTGCGGTCCAGCCCTGTGTGTGGCAGTGGGATGACATCTCTCCTCATGAACAGCGTGTATCCAAGAGAGCAAATAAACCAGTTGACCTCTTACATCGACGCTTCAAATGTCTACGGCAGTTCACGACATGAATCTGAGGAAATCCGTGATTTAGCCAGCCAAAGGGGTCTGCTCCGGCAAGGTATTATCCAGCGAACAGGGAAGCCACTTCTGCCATTCGCCACTGGACCACCCACTGAGTGTATGAGGGATGAGAATGAGAGTCCAATCCCATGTTTCTTGGCTGGTGATCACCGTGCCAATGAACAGCTTGGTCTGACCGCCATGCACACGGTGTGGTTCAGGGAACACAACCGCATTGCTACAGAGCTGCTGAGACTGAACCCACACTGGGACGGGGACACCATCTACCATGAGGCCAGGAAGATAGTGGGCGCTCAGATGCAGCACATCACCTACAATCACTGGTTGCCAAAG ATCCTGGGGGAGGCAGGCATGAAGATGATGGGGTCATACGATGGTTACAACCCCAACATTAACGCTGGCATCTTCAATGCTTTCGCCACTGCTGCCTTCCGCTTCGGGCACACCCTCATCAACCCCATACTCTACAGGTTAGATGAGGACTTCCAGCCTATTCCCCAGGGACACATCTCTCTGCACCGGGCCTTCTTCTCCCCGTTCCGCATTGTGAATGAGGGTGGCATTGACCCGCTCCTTCGCGGGCTCTTTGGCGTGGCTGGTAAAATGCGAGTTTCCACACAGCTGCTGAATACAGAGCTTACAGAGAGGTTGTTCTCTATGGCCCACGCTGTGGCCCTGGACCTGGCCGCCATGAATATACAGAGAGGAAGGGATCATGGCATACCGCCATATAATGATTACAGGACTTTCTGTAACCTGACCTCAGCTAATACGTTTGAGGACTTGAGGAATGAGATAAGGAATCCTAATGTTAGGGAGAAACTGCAGAG GCTGTATGGCACTCCTCTGAACATCGACCTGTTCCCTGCCTTGATGGCTGAAGACCTGGTCCCTGGCAGTAGACTGGGGCCCACCCTCATGTGTCTGCTGGCATCTCAGTTCAAACGTCTGCGGGACGGAGACAG GTTCTGGTATGAAAACCCAGGCGTGTTCACTCCTGCCCAGCTGACCCAGTTAAAGCAGGCCTCTCTGACACAGGTGCTGTGTAACAACGGAGACAACATCACACGTATCCAGCACGATGTCTTCTCAGTGGCCGAGCTGCCCCACGGTTACGGCAGCTGCGACGACGTCCCTCAGATCGACCTGCGCATGTGGCAGGACTGCTGCGAAG ACTGCAGAACCAAGGGTCAGTTCAACGCCCTGTCATACCACTTCAGAGGACGCAGATCAACAGAGCACAGCTACAAAGATGGTAGACCTGCCAACAGCATCCAGGAGAACAG CCCAGTGGAGGAAGCCAGAGAAAGAGTAAATGTTACTGTGACCTCCAAAAAAAGCACTGAACTCCCAGTCAACGACTTCCAGGACTTTGTCTCTGACATGCAGAAGACAATCACAAGTTTACGAAAGCAg ATTAAAAGACTTGAAGCCCGTCTGAGCAAGACTGACTGCACTGATAGTGAGGGACACGAGCGAACAGATGGAGAACGATGGAAAAAGGATCCCTGCACCATATGTGAATGCAGA GACACCCAGGTGACCTGCTTTGTGGAGTCTTGTCCACCAGCCGAGTGCAAACGACCCGTCAAGCTAAAAGGCGCCTGCTGCCCGGTGTGCCTCGAACAGGCAGATGTCGAGAACCGGCAAAAAGCAGACACCCGCCACGAATAA
- the LOC137200409 gene encoding peroxidasin isoform X3, whose translation MGLVSLEQLYLHFNNIESLEPESFTHLPKLERLFLHNNRITQLVPGTFSHLQAMKRLRLDSNSLNCDCELLWLADLLKQYAESGNAQAAATCDYPSRLQGRSVATLTAEELNCEVPRITSEPQDVDVTSGNTVYFTCRAEGNPKPQIIWLRNNNALNMRDDSRLNLLEDGTLMIQDTRETDQGVYQCMARNVAGEVKTSQVTLRYFGAPSRPSFVIQPQNTEVLVGESVTLECSATGQPQPRVSWTKGDRTPLPSDARINITPSGGLYIQNVVQADGGQYTCFASNNVDTIHATAYIIVQAIPQFTVTPQDQSVLEGHTVDFLCEATGYPQPVIAWTRGGSPLPLDRRHVVLSSGTLRITRVAAHDEGQYECQAVSPVGTVRTAVQLSIQQRVTPVFTNAPRDLTVESGQDVQIPCSAHGQPQPVLTWNKDGVQVTESGKFHISPEGYLEVKDVGTADAGRYECFARNPIGYQAASMVLTVTVPAVSREGDTFVSTSIEQAIRNVDSAIESTRRRLFDGQPRTPGELLALFRYPRDPYTVEQARAGEIFEQTLLLIQNHVNQGLTVDTNGTAFRYNDLVSPHFLDVIANLSGCTAHRRFNNCSDICFHQKYRSHDGTCNNLQHPMWGASLTAFERLLKSVYDNGFNLPRGATDRQHNGYRLPLPRLVSTTMIGTETITPDDRYTHMLMQWGQFLDHDLDSTVAALSQSRFSDGQLCSQVCTNDPPCFPIQFPPNDPRQLRSGARCMFFVRSSPVCGSGMTSLLMNSVYPREQINQLTSYIDASNVYGSSRHESEEIRDLASQRGLLRQGIIQRTGKPLLPFATGPPTECMRDENESPIPCFLAGDHRANEQLGLTAMHTVWFREHNRIATELLRLNPHWDGDTIYHEARKIVGAQMQHITYNHWLPKILGEAGMKMMGSYDGYNPNINAGIFNAFATAAFRFGHTLINPILYRLDEDFQPIPQGHISLHRAFFSPFRIVNEGGIDPLLRGLFGVAGKMRVSTQLLNTELTERLFSMAHAVALDLAAMNIQRGRDHGIPPYNDYRTFCNLTSANTFEDLRNEIRNPNVREKLQRLYGTPLNIDLFPALMAEDLVPGSRLGPTLMCLLASQFKRLRDGDRFWYENPGVFTPAQLTQLKQASLTQVLCNNGDNITRIQHDVFSVAELPHGYGSCDDVPQIDLRMWQDCCEDCRTKGQFNALSYHFRGRRSTEHSYKDGRPANSIQENSPVEEARERVNVTVTSKKSTELPVNDFQDFVSDMQKTITSLRKQIKRLEARLSKTDCTDSEGHERTDGERWKKDPCTICECRDTQVTCFVESCPPAECKRPVKLKGACCPVCLEQADVENRQKADTRHE comes from the exons ATATCTGCACTTCAACAACATCGAGTCTTTGGAACCAGAATCCTTCACTCACCTACCAAAGTTGGAACGACT gtTTTTGCACAACAACAGAATCACCCAGCTAGTCCCAGGAACCTTCTCTCATCTTCAGGCCATGAAGCGATT GCGACTGGATTCCAATTCATTAAACTGTGACTGTGAGCTGCTGTGGCTGGCTGACCTGCTGAAGCAGTACGCTGAATCGGGCAATGCCCAGGCTGCTGCCACCTGCGACTACCCCAGCCGTCTGCAGGGAAGATCGGTGGCAACACTCACTGCTGAGGAGCTCAACTGTG AGGTACCCAGGATTACCTCTGAGCCTCAGGATGTTGATGTCACATCAGGGAACACTGTCTACTTCACCTGCAGGGCTGAAGGCAATCCTAAACCACAGATCATCTGGCTCAGGAACAA CAACGCTCTAAACATGCGGGATGACAGTCGTCTGAACCTGTTGGAGGACGGGACGCTGATGATTCAGGACACCAGAGAGACAGACCAGGGAGTCTACCAGTGCATGGCCAGGAACGTGGCTGGGGAGGTCAAGACCTCACAGGTCACACTGCGATATTTCGGAGCTCCCT CACGGCCAAGTTTTGTGATCCAGCCCCAGAACACAGAGGTGCTGGTAGGAGAGAGTGTGACCCTGGAGTGCAGTGCCACAGGTCAACCACAGCCCCGGGTCTCCTGGACTAAGGGAGACCGTACACCCCTACCCAGCGATGCGCGCATCAACATCACCCCCTCCGGAGGCCTTTATATCCAGAATGTGGTCCAGGCTGATGGGGGACAGTATACCTGTTTCGCTTCCAATAACGTCGATACCATACACGCTACAGCTTATATCATCGTACAAG CTATCCCCCAGTTTACCGTCACGCCACAGGACCAGTCAGTCCTGGAAGGTCACACAGTGGACTTCCTCTGTGAGGCAACCGGTTACCCACAGCCAGTCATCGCCTGGACCCGAGGGGGCAGCCCACTACCCCTGGACCGCCGTCACGTGGTCCTGTCTTCTGGTACTCTCCGCATCACTCGGGTCGCAGCCCACGACGAGGGCCAGTATGAGTGCCAGGCGGTCAGCCCTGTGGGGACTGTGCGCACCGCTGTGCAGCTCAGCATCCAGCAGAGAG TAACGCCTGTTTTCACAAATGCTCCAAGGGACCTGACGGTGGAGTCTGGCCAGGACGTCCAGATTCCCTGCAGTGCTCACGGCCAGCCACAACCTGTCCTCACCTGGAACAAG GACGGTGTACAGGTGACAGAGAGTGGCAAGTTCCACATCAGCCCTGAGGGTTATCTAGAGGTGAAGGATGTGGGGACTGCTGATGCCGGACGCTACGAGTGTTTCGCCCGCAATCCCATCGGCTATCAAGCTGCTAGCATGGTGCTCACTGTCACAG TTCCTGCAGTGAGCAGAGAGGGGGACACCTTTGTTAGCACGTCCATAGAGCAGGCCATCCGTAATGTGGACAGTGCTATTGAGTCTACAAGGAGACGTCTGTTTGATGG TCAGCCTCGTACCCCAGGAGAGTTGCTTGCTCTTTTCCGGTACCCACGTGACCCCTACACAGTGGAGCAGGCGCGTGCTGGGGAGATCTTTGAGCAGACTCTTCTGCTCATCCAGAACCACGTCAACCAGGGTCTCACGGTCGACACCAACGGCACCG CATTTCGCTACAATGACCTGGTGTCCCCCCACTTTCTGGATGTGATTGCCAACCTGTCTGGCTGCACAGCTCACCGCCGCTTCAACAATTGCTCTGACATTTGCTTCCACCAGAAGTACCGCAGCCACGACGGCACCTGCAACAACCTGCAGCACCCTATGTGGGGCGCTTCACTCACTGCCTTTGAACGACTCCTGAAATCAGTCTATGATAATGGCTTTAACCTTCCAAGAGGTGCCACGGACAGGCAGCATAATGGATACAGGTTGCCTCTGCCGCGGTTGGTGTCCACCACCATGATTGGAACAGAGACCATCACTCCTGATGACCGCTACACTCACATGCTAATGCAGTGGGGTCAGTTTTTAGACCACGACTTGGACTCAACCGTGGCAGCCCTCAGCCAGTCACGGTTCTCTGACGGCCAGCTGTGTTCACAGGTCTGCACCAATGATCCGCCATGCTTCCCAATCCAGTTCCCTCCTAATGACCCACGGCAGCTGCGAAGCGGTGCTCGCTGTATGTTCTTTGTGCGGTCCAGCCCTGTGTGTGGCAGTGGGATGACATCTCTCCTCATGAACAGCGTGTATCCAAGAGAGCAAATAAACCAGTTGACCTCTTACATCGACGCTTCAAATGTCTACGGCAGTTCACGACATGAATCTGAGGAAATCCGTGATTTAGCCAGCCAAAGGGGTCTGCTCCGGCAAGGTATTATCCAGCGAACAGGGAAGCCACTTCTGCCATTCGCCACTGGACCACCCACTGAGTGTATGAGGGATGAGAATGAGAGTCCAATCCCATGTTTCTTGGCTGGTGATCACCGTGCCAATGAACAGCTTGGTCTGACCGCCATGCACACGGTGTGGTTCAGGGAACACAACCGCATTGCTACAGAGCTGCTGAGACTGAACCCACACTGGGACGGGGACACCATCTACCATGAGGCCAGGAAGATAGTGGGCGCTCAGATGCAGCACATCACCTACAATCACTGGTTGCCAAAG ATCCTGGGGGAGGCAGGCATGAAGATGATGGGGTCATACGATGGTTACAACCCCAACATTAACGCTGGCATCTTCAATGCTTTCGCCACTGCTGCCTTCCGCTTCGGGCACACCCTCATCAACCCCATACTCTACAGGTTAGATGAGGACTTCCAGCCTATTCCCCAGGGACACATCTCTCTGCACCGGGCCTTCTTCTCCCCGTTCCGCATTGTGAATGAGGGTGGCATTGACCCGCTCCTTCGCGGGCTCTTTGGCGTGGCTGGTAAAATGCGAGTTTCCACACAGCTGCTGAATACAGAGCTTACAGAGAGGTTGTTCTCTATGGCCCACGCTGTGGCCCTGGACCTGGCCGCCATGAATATACAGAGAGGAAGGGATCATGGCATACCGCCATATAATGATTACAGGACTTTCTGTAACCTGACCTCAGCTAATACGTTTGAGGACTTGAGGAATGAGATAAGGAATCCTAATGTTAGGGAGAAACTGCAGAG GCTGTATGGCACTCCTCTGAACATCGACCTGTTCCCTGCCTTGATGGCTGAAGACCTGGTCCCTGGCAGTAGACTGGGGCCCACCCTCATGTGTCTGCTGGCATCTCAGTTCAAACGTCTGCGGGACGGAGACAG GTTCTGGTATGAAAACCCAGGCGTGTTCACTCCTGCCCAGCTGACCCAGTTAAAGCAGGCCTCTCTGACACAGGTGCTGTGTAACAACGGAGACAACATCACACGTATCCAGCACGATGTCTTCTCAGTGGCCGAGCTGCCCCACGGTTACGGCAGCTGCGACGACGTCCCTCAGATCGACCTGCGCATGTGGCAGGACTGCTGCGAAG ACTGCAGAACCAAGGGTCAGTTCAACGCCCTGTCATACCACTTCAGAGGACGCAGATCAACAGAGCACAGCTACAAAGATGGTAGACCTGCCAACAGCATCCAGGAGAACAG CCCAGTGGAGGAAGCCAGAGAAAGAGTAAATGTTACTGTGACCTCCAAAAAAAGCACTGAACTCCCAGTCAACGACTTCCAGGACTTTGTCTCTGACATGCAGAAGACAATCACAAGTTTACGAAAGCAg ATTAAAAGACTTGAAGCCCGTCTGAGCAAGACTGACTGCACTGATAGTGAGGGACACGAGCGAACAGATGGAGAACGATGGAAAAAGGATCCCTGCACCATATGTGAATGCAGA GACACCCAGGTGACCTGCTTTGTGGAGTCTTGTCCACCAGCCGAGTGCAAACGACCCGTCAAGCTAAAAGGCGCCTGCTGCCCGGTGTGCCTCGAACAGGCAGATGTCGAGAACCGGCAAAAAGCAGACACCCGCCACGAATAA